The Persephonella sp. KM09-Lau-8 nucleotide sequence TTATCATAGGGCTTTTTATAGTTGTTTTAGGCCTAATCATTATGTTTTTTGAAAAACTGCCCTTTGGACTTGGGAAACTACCAGGGGATATCTATATAAAACGGGATAATTTTGTGTTTTACTTCCCGATTACCACATCAATTTTAATCAGCGTTGTTTTATCCCTAATATTCATACTACTATCAAAGATA carries:
- a CDS encoding DUF2905 domain-containing protein, encoding MEGIGKTLIIIGLFIVVLGLIIMFFEKLPFGLGKLPGDIYIKRDNFVFYFPITTSILISVVLSLIFILLSKISR